The Radiobacillus deserti genomic interval AGCTTTTGTTCTATATAAATATTTAAATGAAACGGCAATATTAAAAGAAAGGAAATCTAGTCGACCATCGAGCTGGTATAAAGCAGTTTGGGATGAATTGAGCGATTATCGAGTAATTGCCAGGGACAAGAACTTTTTATTATTCATCATCGGTGGCGTACTAGTTGCACAGACATTTATGCAATTAGATCTACTAATCGCTGTGTACACAAGTGAAGTAGTGGAGAATCAGCAGCTTTTTGCTATCGGTGACTGGCACGTGACGGTAAGTGGTGAAGGAGCTTTTGCGCTAGTATTGGCTGAGAACGGCTTATTGGTGGCCTTATTTACGGTCTATATTTCTCGTGTCATTACGAGATGGAAGGAAAGAAATGTTTTTATTCTTTCGTGTCTATTATATGCAGTTGGTATAGCTTTATATGGACTGACTGATAGCATCTTTGTATTTATGTTTGCGATTCTTCTCTTTACAGGTGGAGAGCTTATCGTTGTAGGGATACAAGAAAGCTTCGTTGCAAAGCTAGCACCTGAGCATATGAGAGGGCAATACTTCTCAGCAGCTAGTTTACGGTTTACGATAGGGAAGCTAATTGCACCAGTAAGTCTCGTATTAACGGATTACTTTTCCTATCTTGTCGTATTTCTTATACTTGGCCTGTTAGCCCTATTTAGTGCAGCTACTTACTATGTAATGTTTAAGCGAATGGATCGGGAAGAGGAGCTTAAAGTCCTATCTTAGATTATATCTCTAAGCAAAGTTAAGCATATTTTAAATAAGCTAGACATAGACTCATTAAAAAAGGGACAAGGAGGTCATTACATGATATTAGGAATCCCTTGGTGGGTGTATATGTTTATTGGATTTATTTTCTTTAGTGGATATATGTCTTTTAGAGCCATGAGAGCAGAGAAAAAGCTGGAACAGCGGTATATTGAACAAGAAGGTAAAGTGTTCATGGATCGCATTGCTGAAAAACGACATGTAAAGGACGAAGAGGTTGAGAAGAAAAAAGTAATATCTGGATGAAGACA includes:
- a CDS encoding MDR family MFS transporter, translating into MKWKDWDRNLRIRLFGEGMMNLLFWAYFPFMTIYFDDAFGKGKTGLLIIISQAFSVVASLVGGYCADRFGRKRMMVLASSAQFLTFLLFAYANSPWLESPILTFLSFSLLGVWGALYWPASHAMVADVVPEKHRTSVFAVFYTSINIAVVVAPIIGSFVFYSYRFEMLVVGAILNGIVAFVLYKYLNETAILKERKSSRPSSWYKAVWDELSDYRVIARDKNFLLFIIGGVLVAQTFMQLDLLIAVYTSEVVENQQLFAIGDWHVTVSGEGAFALVLAENGLLVALFTVYISRVITRWKERNVFILSCLLYAVGIALYGLTDSIFVFMFAILLFTGGELIVVGIQESFVAKLAPEHMRGQYFSAASLRFTIGKLIAPVSLVLTDYFSYLVVFLILGLLALFSAATYYVMFKRMDREEELKVLS
- a CDS encoding sporulation YhaL family protein, with translation MILGIPWWVYMFIGFIFFSGYMSFRAMRAEKKLEQRYIEQEGKVFMDRIAEKRHVKDEEVEKKKVISG